One segment of Candidatus Gracilibacteria bacterium DNA contains the following:
- a CDS encoding alanine--tRNA ligase, with amino-acid sequence MKISSQEMREKFLSYYEARGHTRVPSASLIPENDPTTLFTGSGMQPMVPFLLGEKHPSGTRIVDSQKCFRAADIDDIGDNRHTTFFEMLGNWSLGDYFKSEQIQWAFNLYINEFGLDPKRVYISVYRGNEAFGIPRDDEAVGLWQELFAASGVEAPAIDMAEEKGMQGGRIFYYNEKENWWSRAGVPEKMPVGEPGGPDSEMFWDFGEHLGLHEKSEWTESPCHPACDCGRFLEFANNVFMQYKKTEDGFEELAHKNIDFGGGLERIAVAINDTPDVFMGDLFDGIREKIEQFSGKKYGENEKETKAFRVIMDHLRVVVFLIADGATPSNKDQGYFTRRMLRRAIRFARDLGIDSGLSAEVAQVVIAEYSSHYSELATQKDFIITEIENEEKQFLTTLEKGIKEFEKLIAGFQIAFERSGKKVTQIAGPKAFKLYDTYGFPVELTAELAEENGLTIDMEGFEKAFEEHKALSRAGAEQKFKGGLADASEATTELHTATHLLLAGLRKVLGNHVFQKGSNITAERLRFDFSQEDKMTAEQLQEVEDFVNAAIATGFDVTISEMPKQEALDMGVVGSFWEKYPDVVKVYTMKTQTEMFSIELCGGPHVANSKDMGRFKIKKEEASSRGVRRIKAVLIKD; translated from the coding sequence ATGAAAATATCGAGTCAAGAAATGCGAGAAAAGTTTCTCAGTTATTATGAAGCACGAGGACACACTCGAGTCCCTTCAGCTTCACTCATTCCTGAAAATGATCCTACTACTCTTTTTACCGGAAGTGGGATGCAACCTATGGTACCATTTCTTCTGTGAGAAAAACATCCATCTTGAACTCGAATCGTAGATTCACAAAAATGTTTCCGAGCTGCTGATATTGATGATATCTGAGATAATCGTCATACGACATTTTTTGAAATGCTTGGAAACTGGTCACTGGGTGATTATTTTAAATCTGAACAAATTCAGTGGGCTTTTAACCTTTATATCAATGAATTTGGACTTGATCCAAAACGAGTGTATATCTCAGTATACCGTGGAAATGAAGCATTCTGAATTCCAAGAGATGATGAAGCTGTGTGATTATGGCAAGAGTTATTTGCTGCTTCATGAGTTGAAGCTCCAGCTATAGATATGGCAGAAGAAAAATGAATGCAAGGAGGACGAATATTTTACTACAACGAAAAAGAGAATTGGTGGAGTCGAGCATGAGTTCCAGAAAAGATGCCTGTTTGAGAACCAGGAGGACCAGACTCAGAAATGTTCTGGGACTTTGGAGAACATCTCGGTTTACATGAAAAATCTGAGTGGACAGAAAGTCCATGTCATCCAGCATGTGATTGTGGGAGATTTCTTGAGTTTGCCAATAATGTATTTATGCAATACAAAAAGACAGAAGATGGATTTGAGGAACTCGCACATAAAAATATAGATTTTGGAGGAGGACTTGAGAGAATTGCTGTTGCTATAAATGATACTCCTGACGTATTTATGGGAGATCTCTTTGATGGAATACGAGAAAAAATAGAACAATTTTCTGGAAAAAAATACGGAGAAAATGAAAAAGAAACGAAAGCTTTCAGAGTTATTATGGATCATCTACGTGTTGTGGTATTTCTGATTGCTGATGGAGCGACTCCAAGTAACAAAGACCAAGGATATTTCACAAGACGAATGCTCAGACGAGCTATTAGATTTGCTCGAGATTTAGGAATTGATTCTGGACTCTCAGCAGAAGTTGCACAAGTGGTAATCGCTGAATATAGTAGTCACTATAGTGAGCTCGCGACACAAAAAGACTTCATTATTACTGAAATAGAAAACGAAGAAAAACAATTCCTCACAACGCTAGAGAAATGAATTAAAGAGTTTGAAAAACTTATAGCGTGATTTCAGATTGCTTTTGAGCGAAGTGGAAAAAAAGTCACTCAAATTGCAGGACCAAAAGCATTTAAACTCTATGATACTTATGGTTTTCCTGTTGAACTGACAGCTGAGCTTGCTGAAGAAAACGGTCTTACTATAGATATGGAAGGTTTTGAAAAAGCATTTGAAGAGCACAAGGCTTTATCTCGAGCTGGAGCAGAGCAAAAGTTTAAGGGGTGACTTGCTGACGCTTCAGAAGCGACTACAGAGCTTCATACAGCTACGCATCTCCTGCTTGCTGGACTAAGAAAAGTACTTGGGAATCATGTATTTCAAAAAGGATCGAATATTACAGCAGAACGACTTAGATTTGATTTTTCTCAAGAGGATAAAATGACAGCTGAGCAACTTCAAGAAGTAGAAGACTTCGTGAATGCAGCCATAGCAACTGGATTTGATGTGACGATTTCTGAAATGCCAAAACAGGAAGCACTTGATATGTGAGTGGTAGGAAGTTTCTGGGAAAAATATCCAGATGTAGTAAAAGTATACACTATGAAAACTCAAACAGAAATGTTTTCAATAGAGCTCTGTGGAGGTCCTCATGTTGCGAACTCAAAAGATATGGGACGGTTTAAAATCAAAAAAGAAGAAGCAAGTTCGAGAGGAGTCCGAAGAATAAAAGCAGTTCTCATAAAAGATTAA
- a CDS encoding YvcK family protein — protein sequence MPGNTFNITVIGGGSGTFNVLYGLKTYHDDSDTERKNLAAIIAMTDSGGTTGEIRDKFGVLPPGDLRRAVAALARDTGLVRELFEYKFEGETGVIGGNKIGNILMTALADITGGFEKGLDEMCKMFDVHGKVIPVTLEDVHLGVRMEDGVEVIGEKNIDVSDKNVFERHHNLDQNVKDAFLVGGEGNLNPRAKDAIIHSDIVVIGPGDFYTSVVPALLSKGIRQAFRESNAKVVYVANIMTKKGETTNYELPDFINNVERYAGDVIDYVLVNSGIITEENIEKYKTEEGKKPVMLKEGMDFGDKSYKIIARDFVNESDVVRHDPHKLAAVLIDICRQWIK from the coding sequence ATGCCTGGAAACACATTTAACATTACGGTGATAGGAGGAGGAAGTGGTACATTTAACGTACTTTATGGACTCAAGACTTATCATGATGACTCAGATACAGAACGAAAAAATCTAGCTGCAATTATTGCGATGACAGATTCAGGAGGAACTACTGGAGAAATACGAGACAAGTTTGGAGTGCTTCCTCCTGGTGATCTCAGACGAGCTGTTGCAGCTCTCGCAAGAGATACTGGACTCGTTCGAGAACTTTTTGAATACAAATTTGAGTGAGAAACTTGAGTAATTGGGTGAAATAAGATTGGAAATATTCTTATGACGGCGCTTGCTGACATAACGTGAGGATTTGAAAAAGGTTTAGATGAAATGTGTAAAATGTTCGATGTGCATGGAAAAGTGATTCCTGTTACATTGGAGGATGTGCATTTATGAGTTCGTATGGAGGATGGAGTTGAAGTAATAGGTGAAAAGAACATTGATGTTTCAGATAAAAACGTCTTTGAAAGACATCATAATCTTGATCAAAATGTAAAAGATGCTTTTTTAGTGTGAGGAGAATGAAACCTCAATCCCAGAGCAAAGGATGCGATTATTCATTCTGATATAGTGGTCATTTGACCATGAGACTTTTATACAAGTGTGGTTCCTGCTCTTTTATCTAAGTGAATCAGACAAGCATTTCGAGAATCAAACGCAAAAGTGGTGTATGTTGCCAATATTATGACAAAAAAGGGAGAGACTACGAACTATGAACTTCCTGATTTTATTAATAATGTTGAGAGATACGCGTGAGACGTGATTGACTATGTTCTCGTAAATTCATGAATCATTACAGAAGAAAATATTGAAAAATATAAAACAGAAGAAGGAAAAAAACCAGTTATGCTGAAAGAATGAATGGATTTTTGAGATAAATCCTACAAAATAATAGCGCGAGATTTTGTGAACGAATCGGATGTCGTGAGACACGATCCTCATAAATTAGCTGCGGTGCTTATTGACATTTGCCGACAATGGATTAAGTAA